A region from the Melioribacter roseus P3M-2 genome encodes:
- a CDS encoding YajQ family cyclic di-GMP-binding protein, protein MASNHSFDIVSAVDFQEVDNAINQALKEIRQRYDLKDSNTEIEFNKKDKQININTKDDYSLKQSFDILQSKFIKRGISIKAMKPNEPEPAAGGRLKQTIALQSGISKENAKRITKLIKDSKLKVNAQIQDEQVRVTAPKIDDLQAVIQLVKEADFDFPVQFVNYK, encoded by the coding sequence ATGGCTTCAAATCATTCGTTCGACATTGTTTCGGCGGTCGACTTTCAGGAAGTAGACAATGCAATTAACCAGGCGCTAAAGGAAATTCGACAGCGCTACGACTTGAAGGATTCGAATACGGAAATCGAATTCAACAAAAAGGACAAGCAAATTAACATCAACACGAAGGACGATTATTCATTAAAGCAGTCTTTCGACATTCTTCAGAGCAAATTTATAAAACGGGGTATATCGATCAAAGCCATGAAACCGAACGAGCCCGAACCTGCGGCAGGCGGCAGATTAAAACAAACAATTGCTCTTCAAAGCGGAATATCGAAAGAAAACGCAAAACGGATTACAAAATTAATAAAGGACAGCAAGCTCAAAGTCAACGCTCAAATACAGGACGAGCAGGTGCGCGTTACCGCTCCAAAGATTGACGACCTGCAAGCGGTAATTCAACTGGTTAAAGAAGCGGATTTCGATTTTCCGGTACAGTTTGTTAATTATAAATAA
- a CDS encoding YjbH domain-containing protein — protein MNELSSKGFENLSVNVKGTKIFIAYEDRVYRFNIDGLIEVMNILKNYREYDTVVITMLNKKIPVLEIRYDNSLFYSVTAGTSGWSDFEKNLFISYTPTEFDTESDNQSDFRTDLTIHPGFKGQFGDYDNPVRAQINIIPEIRTSWWKGMELNIQTIIPVYNEFKGEGDYIRPGIVSLGQTFKFDESTYAFATMGYFTENRYGADFSAMKIFNNGDFVLKGNAGYTGYLSVYQNKFFYSDLYLFTYNLSMKYRINKYDLTIGITAGKFLYEDKSLRVDINRQFGEIELGFFAVRSTDGYTNGGFNFSVPLFPSRYSKPSFIRIRTAENFRWEYRVKGEISSLVGMTYKTGDYFEKELYKYNPAFIKKELKKKFISNQERGMYVR, from the coding sequence ATTAATGAATTGAGTAGTAAGGGCTTCGAAAATCTGTCGGTTAACGTAAAAGGGACGAAAATTTTTATTGCTTACGAAGACCGCGTCTATAGATTCAATATAGACGGATTGATCGAAGTAATGAATATTCTTAAGAATTACAGGGAATACGATACGGTAGTAATTACAATGCTCAATAAGAAAATACCTGTGCTCGAAATCCGGTACGATAACAGTTTGTTTTATTCTGTGACCGCCGGCACATCCGGTTGGAGCGATTTCGAAAAGAATTTATTTATTTCGTATACTCCAACGGAGTTTGATACGGAAAGCGATAATCAATCGGACTTTCGTACGGACTTAACTATTCATCCCGGTTTCAAAGGGCAGTTTGGAGATTACGATAATCCGGTTCGAGCTCAAATAAATATTATTCCGGAAATAAGAACTTCCTGGTGGAAAGGTATGGAATTGAATATTCAAACGATTATTCCCGTTTATAACGAATTTAAAGGCGAGGGAGATTATATAAGACCTGGCATCGTATCATTAGGACAGACGTTTAAATTTGACGAATCAACGTATGCATTTGCAACGATGGGATATTTTACTGAAAACAGGTACGGCGCGGATTTTTCCGCAATGAAAATTTTTAATAACGGCGACTTTGTTTTAAAAGGCAATGCCGGCTATACGGGATATCTTTCGGTTTATCAGAATAAATTCTTTTATTCCGATTTATATCTCTTTACGTATAATCTGAGTATGAAATATCGAATCAATAAATACGACCTTACAATCGGAATAACAGCGGGGAAATTTCTCTATGAAGACAAAAGTTTGAGAGTCGACATAAATCGACAGTTCGGCGAAATTGAACTCGGCTTTTTCGCCGTACGTTCTACTGACGGATATACCAACGGAGGATTCAATTTTTCGGTGCCGCTGTTTCCTTCCAGATATTCCAAACCCTCGTTTATACGAATAAGAACGGCGGAAAATTTCAGGTGGGAATACAGAGTAAAAGGAGAAATATCTTCGTTGGTGGGTATGACATATAAAACGGGGGACTATTTTGAAAAAGAATTATACAAATACAATCCTGCATTTATTAAAAAAGAATTGAAGAAGAAATTTATATCAAACCAGGAAAGGGGTATGTATGTACGCTAA